A single region of the Deltaproteobacteria bacterium genome encodes:
- a CDS encoding Hsp20/alpha crystallin family protein — protein sequence MLFGKLTDWPTWDFTSPFDELERMRRRMEWLTESLSRGFFREPIAGVFPLMNVTEDKDNYYVRAELPGIKADELDISVTGETLSISGERKIPAEDATYHRREREAGKFSRIITLPGQLDTEKVEARCANGILTVVLPKAETAKPKTIPVKTS from the coding sequence ATGCTGTTCGGAAAACTTACAGATTGGCCGACCTGGGACTTTACGAGTCCATTCGATGAGCTCGAACGGATGCGAAGGCGGATGGAATGGCTCACTGAAAGTCTTTCGAGAGGATTTTTCAGGGAACCCATCGCCGGCGTGTTTCCCTTGATGAACGTGACGGAGGACAAGGACAACTATTACGTTCGGGCTGAACTTCCCGGTATCAAGGCCGATGAACTGGATATCTCCGTAACCGGGGAAACCCTCTCCATCTCGGGTGAGAGGAAAATCCCGGCCGAAGACGCCACCTACCACCGAAGAGAACGGGAGGCCGGTAAATTCAGCCGGATCATCACCCTGCCCGGCCAACTGGACACGGAAAAGGTTGAAGCGCGCTGCGCGAACGGTATCCTGACGGTCGTCTTGCCGAAGGCTGAAACAGCAAAACCTAAAACAATCCCCGTCAAGACGTCATGA
- the rfbB gene encoding dTDP-glucose 4,6-dehydratase, whose product MTKNILVTGGCGFIGCNFIRHLLHERTDVHVINLDKLTYAGNVANLRDVERNYPDRYRFVKGDIADRETVEALFTEEQITWVVHFAAESHVDRSIASPDAFIQTNIYGTFVLLEACRKYWPLESQEDLQPYRFLHISTDEVYGSLGESGYFTENTPYDPSSPYSASKAASDHLVRAYFKTYGLPAIITNCSNNYGPFQFPEKFIPLAINNARTGKEIPVYGDGLNIRDWLYVEDHCRALLLILEKAPPGEHFNIGGHCEKRNLELVHQICDYMDEKLGMLSGRSRRELIRFVKDRPSHDRRYAIDDRKLREKLGWNQTVSFEDGLKKTVDWYLEHIDWITEVTG is encoded by the coding sequence CCATGTAATCAACCTGGATAAGTTGACCTATGCCGGCAATGTCGCCAACCTTCGTGATGTTGAAAGGAACTACCCTGATCGCTATCGCTTCGTCAAGGGGGACATCGCGGATAGAGAGACGGTGGAGGCCCTTTTCACGGAAGAGCAAATCACCTGGGTGGTTCACTTCGCGGCGGAATCCCACGTGGATCGGAGCATCGCCTCCCCCGACGCCTTCATCCAAACGAACATCTACGGGACCTTCGTGCTCCTTGAAGCCTGCCGGAAATACTGGCCTCTGGAAAGTCAGGAAGACCTTCAACCATATCGATTCCTCCACATTTCAACAGATGAGGTCTACGGATCATTGGGGGAGTCCGGTTATTTTACGGAAAACACCCCATACGATCCATCCAGCCCTTACTCCGCCAGCAAGGCGGCTTCAGATCATCTCGTGAGGGCTTATTTCAAGACTTATGGACTGCCCGCCATTATAACAAACTGTTCCAACAACTACGGGCCTTTCCAATTCCCAGAAAAATTCATTCCCCTTGCCATCAACAACGCGAGAACGGGCAAGGAAATCCCTGTTTACGGGGACGGCCTGAACATAAGAGACTGGCTTTACGTTGAGGACCATTGCAGGGCTCTTCTCCTTATCCTTGAAAAGGCTCCTCCCGGAGAGCATTTCAACATCGGCGGTCACTGTGAAAAGCGGAATCTGGAACTCGTCCATCAAATCTGCGACTATATGGACGAGAAACTGGGAATGCTTTCCGGCAGGTCGAGGCGGGAACTGATCCGGTTCGTGAAGGACCGCCCGAGCCATGACAGGAGATATGCTATTGATGACCGGAAACTGCGGGAAAAACTCGGCTGGAATCAAACCGTTTCCTTTGAAGATGGTCTGAAAAAGACGGTGGATTGGTACCTGGAACATATAGACTGGATCACGGAAGTAACAGGGTAG